The Nocardia sp. BMG51109 nucleotide sequence CCCCCTCGCCCGCCACGGGAGAACAACCATTTCCTGACCGCTGGTTGAATACCCAGGGGTAGTTGGAATTTCGCCATCCTCACGATGGGACCCGATACGAACAGCATTCGTCCAGACCGCTGGACACGGCCGGAGGACATCGACCCGACCGGTCAGTGACCGAGGAGTTCGGCAGGATCGAAAGTGACAGGAAATACAGTGTCCGCCTTCACATCTGCCCTGAACTCCGATCCGGCCGCAACAATGGGCTCACACTTGTACGACGAGCCATCCAGCACGAACCTGTGAACGCGTACGTCAGGACGCTGCTCTACGAGCCAGTACTGCGGGATTCCCAGCGCAGCGTACTCGTGGACCTTCCGAACTCGATCGGTACGCTCGCTTGCGCTGCCGGGTGACACCACCTCGACGGCAAGCAGCAACTCCGTACCGGGAATCAGCTTCGGCATCTCCTCAGCGAGAAGC carries:
- a CDS encoding Uma2 family endonuclease encodes the protein MTAEKVPCIADFGPYTVLDLHDLPEDGKGFELEDGWLIEVAAGYRHNWIARRLARIVEAAGDGLVVALDGGEWEVSTPSGVRKPDVVVVSTDLAHALLAEEMPKLIPGTELLLAVEVVSPGSASERTDRVRKVHEYAALGIPQYWLVEQRPDVRVHRFVLDGSSYKCEPIVAAGSEFRADVKADTVFPVTFDPAELLGH